The Paraburkholderia bonniea genome includes a window with the following:
- the gndA gene encoding NADP-dependent phosphogluconate dehydrogenase has translation MGKQAIGVVGLAVMGRNLALNIESRGYAVSVYNRSREKTEELVAEFPERKLVPAYTLEDFVASLESPRRILLMVKAGEPTDATIAALRPLLAPGDILIDGGNTHFTDTIRRNKELAQAGLHFIGTGVSGGEEGALHGPSIMPGGQRDAYDLVAPILTEIAAKAPDGEPCVAYMGPDGAGHYVKMVHNGIEYGDMQLIAESYAVLQQVAGLSNTELAEVYTEWNTGELDSYLIEITAKIFAKRDDETGKALVDVILDRAAQKGTGKWTSQNALDLGVPLPLITESVFARVLSSLKTQRVAASKVLSGPPAAPAPKDRAALIEAVRRALYFSKVISYAQGFAQLGAASEEYGWNLAFGTIAKIFRAGCIIRARFLQKITEAYSKDPALANLLLDPYFSEIAANYQTSLREVVIAAVRAGVPVPAFASAVAYFDGYRSAHVPANLIQAQRDFFGAHTFERSDKPGSFHANWS, from the coding sequence ATGGGCAAGCAGGCAATCGGCGTAGTAGGGCTGGCGGTGATGGGCCGCAATCTGGCGCTCAACATTGAAAGCCGGGGTTATGCGGTATCCGTGTACAACCGCAGCCGTGAGAAAACCGAAGAACTGGTCGCGGAGTTTCCCGAGCGCAAGCTCGTGCCGGCTTACACCCTGGAAGACTTCGTCGCTTCGCTTGAAAGCCCACGCCGTATCTTGCTGATGGTCAAGGCGGGTGAACCGACCGATGCCACGATTGCCGCGCTTCGGCCGCTGCTGGCCCCCGGCGACATCCTGATTGACGGCGGCAATACCCACTTCACCGACACCATCCGGCGCAACAAGGAACTGGCGCAGGCAGGGCTGCATTTCATCGGCACGGGGGTGTCAGGTGGCGAGGAAGGCGCGCTGCATGGCCCCTCGATCATGCCTGGCGGCCAGCGTGATGCGTATGACCTGGTTGCGCCAATCCTCACCGAAATTGCCGCAAAGGCTCCCGATGGCGAACCGTGCGTGGCTTACATGGGCCCGGATGGCGCAGGCCATTACGTGAAGATGGTGCATAACGGCATTGAATACGGCGACATGCAACTGATCGCCGAAAGCTACGCCGTGCTGCAACAGGTGGCCGGTTTGTCGAACACGGAGCTGGCTGAGGTCTACACCGAGTGGAACACCGGTGAGCTGGATAGCTATCTGATCGAGATCACCGCGAAAATCTTCGCTAAACGCGATGACGAAACCGGCAAGGCACTGGTCGATGTGATTCTGGATCGCGCGGCGCAAAAAGGCACCGGCAAATGGACCAGCCAGAATGCGCTGGATCTGGGGGTGCCGCTGCCACTGATTACCGAATCGGTTTTTGCCCGCGTGCTGTCCTCGCTCAAAACTCAGCGGGTGGCAGCGAGCAAGGTCTTGAGCGGACCACCCGCTGCCCCTGCGCCGAAAGATCGCGCGGCACTGATTGAAGCGGTGCGGCGCGCGCTGTATTTCAGCAAGGTTATTTCGTATGCCCAGGGATTCGCGCAACTGGGGGCAGCCTCTGAGGAATACGGCTGGAATCTGGCGTTCGGCACGATAGCGAAAATCTTCCGCGCTGGATGCATTATCCGCGCGCGCTTTCTGCAGAAGATCACCGAGGCGTATAGCAAAGATCCGGCGCTGGCGAATCTGCTGCTCGATCCGTATTTCAGCGAAATCGCGGCGAACTATCAGACGTCATTGCGCGAGGTGGTGATTGCGGCGGTGCGGGCAGGTGTGCCGGTGCCCGCGTTTGCCTCGGCGGTGGCGTATTTCGATGGCTATCGCTCGGCGCATGTGCCCGCCAATCTGATCCAGGCGCAGCGGGACTTTTTTGGTGCGCATACCTTCGAGCGCAGCGACAAGCCCGGCAGCTTTCACGCGAACTGGTCCTGA
- a CDS encoding MFS transporter — MQQPSTPLLKTIVAIAIGNALEWFDSSIYAFFAVYIAGNFFPSANETTSLILTFGAFSASFVVRPLGGLVLGSYADRHGRRAALLVAVALMTAGTAIITVLPNYQSIGLAAPVGLFLARLIQGFSAGGEFGSSTSLLFEHATRHRGLHASWQFSTQAAGSLCAALFGFALTRWLSPGALMAWGWRLPFAFGLLLGPVGWYLRHTVRDAPDYLQARHTATPVREVLSTHKRLLVIVAGLLCASSSVAYLLQYMPTFAQRTLHLHATTGFAAAILSGAIGVFVTPLGGYLSDRFGVVRQMSVVASLWLLSAWPLFAYVTAHPGTTTLFVLVGWLGLLKALYSGGSPRLMSEIFPVSVRASGISLGYNLGVMLFGASAPALVVWLASATGLPSAPGLYLMLTATLSLGALAGLTVMRRRSGTGTRPPQSLPVT, encoded by the coding sequence ATGCAACAGCCGTCCACCCCGTTGCTTAAAACCATCGTCGCCATTGCCATCGGCAATGCGCTTGAATGGTTCGACAGCTCGATTTATGCGTTCTTCGCGGTCTATATCGCCGGCAATTTCTTCCCCAGCGCCAACGAAACCACCTCGCTCATCCTGACTTTCGGTGCGTTTTCCGCGTCGTTCGTGGTGCGCCCGTTGGGCGGCCTGGTCTTGGGCAGCTATGCCGACCGCCATGGCCGCCGCGCCGCACTGCTCGTGGCGGTCGCACTGATGACCGCGGGCACGGCAATCATCACCGTGCTGCCGAACTACCAAAGCATCGGCCTGGCCGCACCGGTAGGCCTGTTTCTGGCGCGGCTGATCCAGGGGTTCTCAGCGGGTGGCGAATTCGGCTCGTCCACCTCACTGTTATTCGAACACGCGACGCGCCATCGCGGCCTGCACGCCAGTTGGCAATTTTCGACGCAAGCCGCTGGATCGCTGTGCGCCGCGTTGTTTGGCTTTGCGCTGACCCGCTGGCTCTCGCCTGGCGCGCTCATGGCCTGGGGCTGGCGTCTGCCGTTTGCCTTTGGCTTGCTGCTCGGACCAGTTGGCTGGTATTTGCGTCATACCGTGCGCGATGCGCCGGATTATCTGCAAGCACGCCACACGGCAACCCCGGTACGTGAAGTGCTCAGCACGCACAAGCGCTTGCTGGTCATCGTAGCGGGCTTGCTGTGTGCCTCTAGCAGCGTCGCTTATCTATTGCAGTACATGCCCACATTTGCCCAGCGCACGCTTCATCTGCACGCGACAACCGGCTTCGCCGCGGCGATTCTCTCTGGTGCGATTGGGGTGTTTGTGACGCCGCTTGGCGGCTATCTGTCCGACCGTTTTGGCGTCGTGCGGCAAATGAGTGTGGTTGCAAGCCTTTGGCTGCTGAGCGCGTGGCCGCTGTTCGCCTATGTCACCGCACATCCCGGCACCACCACGCTGTTCGTGCTGGTGGGCTGGCTCGGGCTGCTCAAGGCGTTGTACTCAGGGGGCTCGCCACGGCTGATGTCGGAGATTTTTCCGGTGTCCGTGCGGGCCAGTGGTATTTCGCTGGGCTACAACCTCGGCGTCATGCTGTTTGGTGCTTCAGCCCCCGCGCTCGTGGTGTGGCTGGCGAGCGCCACCGGCCTGCCCAGCGCACCGGGACTGTATCTGATGCTCACCGCCACGCTCAGCCTGGGCGCGCTCGCCGGGCTGACCGTGATGCGCCGTCGTTCAGGCACCGGCACGCGTCCGCCTCAAAGCCTGCCGGTGACATGA
- a CDS encoding DUF4148 domain-containing protein: MKSLISALALATTLAAVPMVSFAQNSQPLTRAEVRGELIQLEQAGYKPNEDRLDYPVNIQAAERRVSAEQGAAADSSGYGAPTGSHSQAGVVTPMRATPTSTTYFGN; encoded by the coding sequence ATGAAGTCGCTTATTTCTGCTCTGGCACTGGCTACTACGCTCGCCGCTGTGCCGATGGTTTCTTTTGCGCAAAACAGCCAGCCGTTGACCCGTGCAGAAGTGCGCGGTGAGCTGATCCAGCTCGAACAGGCTGGTTATAAGCCCAATGAAGACCGCCTTGACTATCCCGTGAATATTCAGGCAGCCGAACGCCGGGTCAGCGCAGAACAAGGCGCAGCGGCAGATAGCAGTGGTTATGGCGCACCAACGGGTAGCCATTCGCAAGCGGGTGTGGTTACGCCAATGCGGGCGACGCCCACATCGACGACCTACTTCGGCAATTAA
- the ltaE gene encoding low-specificity L-threonine aldolase, whose translation MIDLRSDTVTRPSPAMLAAMVTAEVGDDVWGDDPSVTRLQAVVAERAGHEAGLFFPSGTQSNLAALMAHCGRGDEYLVGQAAHTYKYEGGGAAVLGSIQPQPLENAADGSIPLDKITVAIKPLDDHFARTRLLALENTIGGKVLPAAYVNEALDLARQRGLATHLDGARVCNAAVASGQALATLCAPFDSVSICFSKGLGAPVGSVLVGSKALLEQAHRWRKVLGGGMRQSGVLAAACLYALEHNFARLAEDHDNAAHLARGLAQIDQVTLQSQATNMVFAQFPAADCAALEAWLKARGILTQVLYASRFVTHRDVSRADIDTVVDAVKAYFSR comes from the coding sequence ATGATTGATTTGCGTAGCGACACCGTTACCCGCCCCTCTCCGGCGATGCTTGCCGCCATGGTCACCGCTGAGGTGGGCGACGATGTCTGGGGTGACGACCCAAGCGTCACCCGTTTGCAGGCGGTGGTTGCCGAGCGCGCAGGCCACGAAGCGGGCCTGTTTTTCCCGAGCGGCACGCAAAGCAATCTGGCCGCGCTGATGGCGCATTGCGGCCGGGGTGATGAATATCTCGTCGGCCAGGCCGCTCATACCTACAAATACGAAGGCGGTGGCGCAGCGGTGCTAGGCAGCATTCAGCCGCAGCCGCTGGAAAACGCGGCGGACGGTTCTATCCCGCTAGACAAGATCACCGTAGCGATCAAACCGCTTGATGACCACTTCGCCCGTACCCGTTTGCTGGCACTGGAAAACACCATCGGCGGCAAGGTGCTGCCCGCTGCTTATGTCAACGAGGCGCTGGATCTGGCGCGTCAGCGCGGGCTGGCCACGCATCTCGATGGCGCACGCGTGTGCAATGCCGCAGTCGCTTCCGGGCAAGCGCTGGCCACGTTGTGTGCACCGTTTGATTCGGTGTCGATCTGTTTTTCGAAGGGGCTGGGTGCGCCGGTGGGTTCGGTGCTGGTGGGCAGCAAGGCGCTGCTGGAGCAGGCGCATCGCTGGCGCAAGGTGCTGGGCGGCGGTATGCGCCAGTCAGGCGTGCTGGCGGCGGCGTGCCTGTATGCGCTGGAGCACAATTTCGCGCGGCTGGCCGAGGATCACGACAACGCCGCTCATCTGGCGCGCGGGCTGGCACAGATCGACCAGGTGACGCTGCAGTCGCAGGCGACCAACATGGTGTTCGCGCAGTTTCCCGCCGCCGATTGCGCTGCGCTCGAAGCCTGGCTTAAGGCGCGCGGGATTCTGACGCAAGTGCTGTACGCGTCGCGTTTTGTCACGCATCGGGATGTGTCGCGGGCCGATATCGACACGGTGGTTGACGCGGTTAAAGCGTACTTTTCACGCTGA
- a CDS encoding DUF6232 family protein has protein sequence MDIPFNERGVSITRNALSAAGQVFPLRDIQQVRVVTVPRQKFLPLLLTLVGIASALAGAFWSSPAGLVCGVMLAVVGWLAWRTQDVMHCLRIKTQGAEREALASVDLDFVERVAHTVRHALSTPSNTPPGT, from the coding sequence ATGGATATCCCCTTCAACGAACGCGGTGTCTCGATCACGCGCAATGCGCTGTCGGCGGCAGGTCAGGTGTTTCCGTTGCGTGACATTCAGCAAGTCCGGGTCGTTACCGTACCCAGACAAAAATTTCTCCCGCTCCTGCTCACCCTGGTGGGGATCGCCAGCGCGCTCGCTGGCGCGTTCTGGAGCTCACCCGCCGGGCTGGTATGCGGTGTGATGCTGGCAGTAGTCGGCTGGCTCGCATGGCGCACCCAGGATGTGATGCACTGCCTGCGGATCAAAACTCAGGGTGCCGAACGCGAGGCGCTTGCAAGCGTCGATCTGGACTTCGTCGAGCGTGTCGCGCACACCGTGCGGCATGCGCTCAGCACGCCTAGCAATACGCCTCCTGGCACCTGA
- a CDS encoding porin translates to MKQKVLTMALLAGVASSAHAQSSVTLYGLIDAGISYVNHSKSPGGSDSLIKYDDGVAQGSRWGLRGTEDLGGGLKALFVLENGFNTGNGTMGQNNSLFGRQAYAGLSKNGLGSLTFGRQYAFTTDYLGANYSTGGQTVAGNYAYHVNDIDQLTSSRINNAVKFSSANLAGFTFGAMYGFSNQAGAFAGAPSTGSGASAAAGSSRAYSFGANYAAGPFSVGAAFTDIHYPGQATQPFTTSLFGVATGSSGSQIRDLRAYGVGGRYTLGQATLWALWTNTRLDPTAGTATTYNAYEIGGKYALTSALTGGLGYTYSRATDSFNAHWNQIDASVDYALSKRTDIYLLGIYQKASGTVNGVAVPAQIGSSTSYFNTSGTSSNQLAFRAGLRHRF, encoded by the coding sequence TTGAAACAGAAAGTCCTGACCATGGCGCTGCTCGCAGGCGTCGCCAGCAGCGCGCACGCGCAAAGCAGTGTCACGCTGTATGGCCTGATCGATGCCGGTATCAGCTACGTCAATCACAGCAAATCGCCGGGTGGCAGCGACTCGCTCATCAAATACGACGATGGCGTCGCCCAGGGCAGCCGCTGGGGACTGCGCGGCACGGAAGACTTGGGCGGGGGCCTGAAAGCGCTCTTCGTGCTCGAAAACGGCTTTAACACGGGCAACGGCACGATGGGCCAGAACAACTCGCTGTTTGGCCGCCAGGCGTATGCCGGGCTGTCTAAAAACGGTCTCGGCTCATTAACCTTCGGCCGTCAGTACGCCTTCACCACCGATTACCTCGGCGCGAATTATTCAACTGGTGGTCAGACCGTCGCGGGCAATTACGCGTATCACGTCAACGATATCGACCAGCTCACTTCCAGCCGGATCAATAACGCGGTGAAGTTCAGCAGCGCGAATCTTGCGGGCTTCACCTTCGGCGCGATGTACGGCTTTTCGAATCAGGCGGGTGCATTCGCAGGCGCGCCCTCCACCGGCAGCGGCGCGAGCGCGGCGGCGGGTTCTTCGCGGGCCTATAGCTTTGGGGCAAATTACGCAGCGGGGCCTTTTAGCGTCGGCGCGGCCTTTACCGATATCCACTATCCCGGGCAAGCCACCCAGCCATTTACCACCTCGCTCTTCGGCGTAGCCACCGGCTCCAGTGGCAGCCAGATCCGCGACCTGCGGGCCTATGGTGTGGGCGGCCGCTACACGCTCGGGCAAGCAACGCTGTGGGCGCTGTGGACCAACACCCGTCTGGATCCAACAGCAGGCACGGCCACCACCTACAACGCGTATGAAATCGGCGGCAAATATGCGCTGACTTCCGCGCTGACTGGCGGCCTTGGCTACACCTACTCGCGCGCCACAGATTCATTCAACGCGCACTGGAACCAGATCGACGCCAGCGTCGATTACGCACTGAGCAAGCGCACCGATATCTATCTGTTAGGGATTTATCAAAAGGCTTCCGGGACGGTGAATGGCGTCGCGGTGCCCGCGCAGATCGGCTCAAGCACGAGCTACTTCAATACCTCGGGTACCTCAAGCAACCAGCTCGCGTTTCGCGCGGGCTTGCGGCACCGGTTCTAG
- a CDS encoding succinylglutamate desuccinylase/aspartoacylase family protein — protein sequence MQTQTHPLLCATLGTERHLSSFHYGPQGGQKVYIQASLHADELPGMLVAWALRRKLAALEAAGRLQGEIVLVPVANPVGLNQQVLGQLLGRFETNSGQNFNRNFHDLAALIEPGIEAQLNSDPAHNREVVRNALATALAAQMPQTELASMRLALQRLSYDADIVLDLHCDWDAAMHLYTNPGLWPAVEPLARYLGAKASLLALNSVGNPFDEIHSFCWSDLRQRFGSRFPVPDGSISVTIELRSQRDVSHEFAEHDAQAIIEYLTQREVISGTAAPLPELEFAATPLAGVEPLIAPCSGVLVFRAPLGVWLEAGEPIADIVDPLSDQVVTLKSSVAGVMYARHIARLATTGMEVARIAGTQAFRTGSLLSA from the coding sequence ATGCAAACCCAGACCCATCCCCTCCTCTGCGCCACGCTCGGCACCGAGCGCCATCTGAGCAGTTTTCATTACGGCCCCCAAGGTGGGCAAAAAGTCTATATCCAAGCCTCACTGCATGCCGACGAACTGCCTGGCATGCTGGTCGCGTGGGCCTTGCGCCGCAAGCTCGCCGCGCTCGAAGCCGCAGGCCGGCTGCAAGGCGAGATCGTGCTGGTGCCGGTGGCCAACCCGGTTGGCCTGAACCAGCAGGTGCTCGGCCAGTTGCTGGGGCGCTTCGAAACCAATAGCGGCCAAAACTTCAATCGCAACTTTCATGATCTGGCGGCGCTCATTGAGCCAGGCATCGAAGCGCAACTCAACAGCGATCCTGCGCACAACCGCGAGGTGGTCCGCAACGCACTCGCCACCGCGCTAGCCGCCCAGATGCCGCAGACCGAACTGGCCTCGATGCGCCTCGCGCTGCAACGTCTCTCATACGACGCCGATATCGTGCTGGACCTGCATTGCGACTGGGACGCCGCGATGCATCTGTATACCAACCCCGGCCTGTGGCCTGCGGTTGAACCTCTCGCCCGCTACCTGGGCGCGAAAGCCTCATTGCTGGCGCTCAATTCAGTCGGCAATCCCTTCGACGAAATTCACAGCTTTTGCTGGTCCGATTTGCGCCAACGGTTCGGCAGCCGTTTTCCAGTGCCTGATGGCTCGATCTCCGTCACCATCGAGTTGCGCAGCCAGCGTGATGTGTCACATGAATTCGCCGAACACGACGCCCAGGCCATCATCGAGTACCTGACGCAACGCGAGGTCATCAGCGGCACGGCTGCGCCATTACCTGAGCTTGAATTTGCCGCGACGCCGCTCGCCGGGGTCGAACCGCTGATTGCACCGTGCAGCGGTGTGCTGGTGTTTCGCGCGCCGCTCGGCGTATGGCTCGAAGCCGGTGAGCCGATTGCCGATATCGTCGATCCACTGAGCGATCAAGTCGTGACGCTCAAGTCGAGTGTGGCCGGGGTGATGTATGCCCGGCATATCGCACGGCTGGCAACCACCGGCATGGAAGTAGCCCGGATCGCAGGCACCCAGGCGTTTCGCACAGGCTCGCTGCTGTCGGCTTGA
- a CDS encoding ABC transporter substrate-binding protein, producing MKKLLAALTVALLATVSIGAHAKDWSTIRFGVDASYPPFESKGPDGKLVGFDIDLGNEICARLKAKCVWVENDFDGMIPALKAKKFDGVLSSLTITPQRAEQIGFSAKLFDTPTRLVAKKGSTLQPTPESMAGKSVGVEQGTIQETYAKTNWQPKGAKVVPYQNQDQVYADLVSGRLDAALQDEVQADLGFLKTSRGTGFQFVGNAIPSGAAAIGLRKEDTDLKAKIDGAIASMLKDGTYKKIEKKYFDFDVYGE from the coding sequence GTGAAAAAACTGCTAGCAGCTTTGACGGTTGCCCTGCTCGCCACCGTCTCGATCGGCGCACATGCAAAAGACTGGTCCACCATTCGCTTTGGTGTGGATGCGAGCTATCCGCCGTTTGAATCGAAGGGCCCGGACGGCAAACTGGTCGGCTTCGACATTGATCTCGGCAACGAAATCTGCGCGCGGCTGAAAGCTAAATGCGTGTGGGTCGAGAACGATTTCGACGGCATGATCCCGGCGCTGAAGGCGAAGAAATTCGATGGCGTGCTGTCGTCGCTGACCATCACTCCTCAGCGAGCAGAGCAGATCGGCTTCTCGGCCAAGCTGTTCGACACACCAACCCGTCTCGTAGCGAAGAAGGGCTCGACTCTGCAGCCAACGCCTGAATCCATGGCTGGCAAATCAGTTGGCGTGGAGCAAGGCACGATCCAGGAAACCTACGCCAAGACCAACTGGCAGCCTAAGGGCGCGAAGGTCGTGCCGTATCAGAACCAGGACCAGGTGTATGCCGATCTGGTGTCGGGCCGTCTGGATGCCGCACTGCAAGACGAAGTGCAAGCTGACCTTGGCTTTCTGAAAACCTCACGTGGCACGGGCTTCCAGTTCGTCGGCAACGCGATCCCGAGCGGCGCTGCGGCAATCGGCCTGCGCAAGGAAGACACCGACCTGAAAGCGAAGATCGACGGCGCAATTGCGTCGATGCTCAAGGACGGTACCTACAAGAAGATCGAGAAGAAGTACTTCGACTTCGATGTTTATGGCGAGTAA